A section of the Polyangium spumosum genome encodes:
- a CDS encoding phospho-sugar mutase, producing MTDLLERAKRWLEADPDPDTRKELGRLLDLASSDEDPSQQARALGELGERFAGPLEFGTAGLRGVIGAGETRMNRAVVLRTTIGLARYLLSTDEASARARGVVIGYDGRRMSRAFAEDTACVLAAAGVRAILSPVPCPTPVTAYAVKELGAVAGVMITASHNPPEYNGYKVYWGNGAQIIPPHDKGIAAAIDASPAAKDVPRMDLDAARGKDLVRSFPNDLDEKYLAAIAALSVRGDGDRSLSIVYTPLHGVGNRHVRAALAAAGFSRVTSVPEQAEPDGAFPTVAFPNPEEKGAMDLSFALAEREAASLILANDPDVDRLAVALRRPEGGYVQLTGNQVGTLLGHYLLTRTPACLSEDVPVEDAGKKLVIASIVSSPMLGAIARALGVRYEETLTGFKWIANRAMDLERAEGLSFVFGYEEALGYTVGTLVRDKDGIGAALLFAELASVLAAGGKSVLDELEALSRRYGLYASGQRSVTLPGTEGLAQIQAAMDRLRASRPSRIGALSVLAQSDFQAQVRTYPDGRAEPLTLPKSNMIALDLEGGSRIIARPSGTEPKIKFYFDIREPITPGEAVSAAEARAKARLAELEEALSAVVGV from the coding sequence ATGACCGACCTCCTCGAACGCGCGAAGCGCTGGCTCGAAGCCGACCCCGATCCCGACACCCGCAAAGAGCTCGGCCGCCTCCTCGATCTCGCCTCGTCCGACGAGGATCCGTCGCAGCAGGCGAGGGCGCTGGGTGAGCTCGGCGAGCGCTTCGCGGGCCCGCTCGAGTTCGGCACCGCGGGGCTGCGAGGCGTCATCGGCGCGGGCGAGACCCGCATGAACCGCGCGGTCGTCTTGCGCACGACGATCGGGCTCGCGCGTTACCTCCTCTCGACCGACGAGGCTTCCGCGCGCGCGCGGGGCGTGGTGATCGGCTACGACGGCCGACGGATGAGCCGCGCCTTCGCCGAGGACACCGCGTGCGTGCTCGCCGCGGCCGGCGTCCGGGCGATCCTCTCGCCGGTCCCCTGCCCCACGCCCGTCACGGCGTACGCGGTGAAGGAGCTCGGCGCGGTCGCGGGCGTCATGATCACGGCCAGCCACAACCCGCCCGAGTACAACGGCTACAAGGTCTACTGGGGCAACGGCGCGCAGATCATCCCGCCGCACGACAAGGGCATCGCGGCCGCGATCGACGCCTCGCCGGCGGCGAAAGACGTGCCGCGGATGGACCTCGACGCGGCGCGCGGAAAGGACCTCGTTCGTTCGTTCCCGAACGATCTCGACGAAAAATACCTCGCCGCGATCGCCGCGCTCTCCGTGCGAGGTGACGGCGATCGTTCCCTCTCGATCGTGTACACGCCGCTGCACGGCGTGGGGAACCGGCACGTGCGGGCGGCGCTCGCGGCCGCGGGGTTCTCCCGGGTCACGAGCGTGCCCGAGCAAGCCGAGCCGGACGGCGCGTTCCCGACCGTCGCCTTCCCGAACCCCGAGGAGAAGGGCGCGATGGATCTCTCCTTCGCGCTCGCCGAACGCGAGGCCGCGTCGCTCATCCTCGCCAACGATCCCGACGTCGACAGACTCGCCGTCGCGTTGCGCCGCCCCGAGGGCGGTTACGTGCAGCTCACGGGCAACCAGGTGGGCACGCTGCTCGGCCATTACCTGCTCACGCGCACGCCGGCCTGCCTTTCCGAGGACGTCCCCGTCGAGGACGCGGGGAAAAAACTCGTGATCGCGTCGATCGTCTCGTCGCCGATGCTCGGCGCGATCGCGCGCGCTCTCGGGGTCCGGTACGAGGAGACGCTGACGGGCTTCAAGTGGATCGCCAACCGCGCGATGGATCTCGAGCGCGCCGAGGGCCTCTCGTTCGTCTTCGGGTACGAGGAGGCGCTCGGGTACACCGTCGGCACGCTCGTGCGCGACAAGGACGGCATCGGCGCGGCCCTGCTCTTCGCCGAGCTCGCGAGCGTGCTCGCGGCCGGCGGCAAGAGCGTGCTCGACGAGCTCGAGGCCCTCTCGCGTCGGTATGGCCTCTACGCGAGCGGCCAGCGCTCGGTGACCTTGCCCGGCACCGAGGGGCTCGCGCAGATCCAGGCCGCGATGGATCGGCTGCGCGCGTCGCGGCCTTCACGCATCGGCGCGCTCTCCGTGCTCGCACAATCGGATTTCCAGGCGCAGGTCCGGACATACCCGGACGGCCGCGCCGAGCCGCTCACGCTCCCGAAGAGCAACATGATCGCGCTCGATCTCGAGGGCGGCAGCCGCATCATCGCGCGGCCGAGCGGGACGGAGCCGAAGATCAAGTTCTACTTCGACATCCGCGAGCCCATCACGCCGGGCGAGGCCGTCTCGGCGGCCGAGGCGCGGGCGAAGGCGCGTTTGGCCGAGCTCGAAGAAGCGCTCTCCGCAGTCGTCGGGGTTTGA
- the mazG gene encoding nucleoside triphosphate pyrophosphohydrolase, whose translation MARPFDPVVVPPLEEQRGQTFPRLVELMQRLLAPDGCPWDRKQSFETLRKYVLEEACEVIDAIDAGDRQELRGELGDLLLQVVFQAELGRAEGAFGPDDVVAAICEKLVRRHPHVFADMTVEGADEVLRNWELIKAKEREGKPKQGILSGVPRSLPALVRAQRIGEKVARVGFDWPDVAGSRAKVAEEIGELDEAIATGDTAAIEAELGDALFALVNLARHVNVDAESALRRTIDKFTRRFDHVEARVRERHGGWPDPGGEDHLTLEELDVYWEESKKSGR comes from the coding sequence ATGGCCCGGCCTTTTGATCCCGTCGTCGTCCCGCCGCTCGAGGAGCAGCGCGGTCAGACCTTCCCCCGCCTCGTCGAGCTCATGCAACGTTTGCTCGCGCCGGACGGCTGCCCCTGGGACAGAAAGCAGTCGTTCGAGACGCTGCGCAAGTACGTGCTCGAGGAGGCGTGCGAGGTGATCGACGCGATCGACGCGGGTGATCGCCAGGAGCTCCGCGGCGAGCTCGGGGACCTGCTTTTGCAGGTCGTGTTCCAGGCGGAGCTCGGGCGCGCGGAGGGGGCGTTCGGGCCGGACGACGTGGTCGCGGCGATCTGCGAGAAGCTCGTGCGGCGTCACCCGCACGTCTTCGCGGACATGACCGTGGAGGGCGCGGACGAGGTGCTGCGCAACTGGGAGCTCATCAAGGCGAAGGAGCGCGAAGGCAAGCCGAAGCAGGGCATCCTCTCGGGTGTTCCGCGCAGCCTGCCGGCGCTCGTGCGGGCGCAGCGGATCGGCGAGAAGGTGGCGCGCGTGGGCTTCGACTGGCCGGACGTCGCGGGATCGCGGGCCAAGGTGGCCGAGGAGATCGGCGAGCTCGACGAGGCGATCGCGACAGGCGACACGGCGGCGATCGAGGCGGAGCTCGGCGACGCGCTCTTCGCGCTGGTGAACCTCGCGCGGCACGTGAACGTCGACGCCGAGAGCGCGCTGCGCCGCACGATCGACAAGTTCACGCGCCGCTTCGACCACGTCGAGGCCCGCGTCCGCGAGCGCCACGGCGGCTGGCCCGATCCCGGCGGGGAGGATCACCTCACGCTGGAGGAGCTCGACGTCTACTGGGAGGAATCCAAGAAATCGGGTAGGTAG
- a CDS encoding endonuclease/exonuclease/phosphatase family protein yields the protein MERLRVLTLNIWNKKGPWERRLELIRDAIQRLSPDVIGLQEVILDNERTQADEIREGLGYDAAFGMAHELGEGMHFGNAVLSRFPIERRSVFPLPTAGDEERRALLHARIRTPAGALPFFVTHLNWKFHDGVAREAQVVSIAEHVMREAPIGADLPAVLVGDFNAVAHSAEMRFLLGLQSLDGKSVHFTDCFEHLGEPPGHTFDSVENPYAALTHEFPRRIDYILVRGPELGTGRGKPLSASVVLTEIVDGVAPSDHYGVFAEINVREIGKRLS from the coding sequence ATGGAACGGCTCCGCGTCCTCACCCTCAACATCTGGAACAAAAAGGGCCCCTGGGAGCGGCGGCTCGAGCTCATCCGCGACGCGATCCAGCGCCTCTCGCCGGACGTCATCGGGCTGCAAGAGGTCATCCTCGACAACGAGCGCACGCAGGCCGACGAGATCCGCGAGGGGCTCGGCTACGACGCCGCCTTCGGCATGGCCCACGAGCTCGGCGAGGGCATGCACTTCGGCAACGCCGTCCTCTCGCGCTTCCCGATCGAGCGGCGCTCGGTGTTCCCGCTGCCGACGGCGGGCGACGAGGAGCGACGCGCGCTCCTCCACGCACGGATCCGCACGCCCGCAGGGGCGCTGCCGTTTTTCGTGACGCACCTCAACTGGAAGTTCCACGACGGCGTGGCCCGCGAGGCGCAGGTCGTCTCCATCGCCGAGCACGTGATGCGCGAGGCCCCGATCGGCGCGGACCTGCCCGCCGTGCTCGTCGGCGACTTCAACGCGGTGGCGCACTCGGCCGAGATGCGTTTCCTCCTCGGCCTCCAGTCGCTCGACGGCAAGAGCGTGCACTTCACCGACTGCTTCGAGCACCTCGGGGAGCCGCCGGGCCACACGTTCGACTCGGTGGAGAACCCGTACGCCGCGCTGACGCACGAGTTCCCGCGCCGCATCGACTACATCCTCGTGCGCGGGCCCGAGCTCGGCACGGGCCGCGGCAAGCCGCTCTCCGCCAGCGTCGTCCTGACCGAGATCGTGGACGGCGTCGCGCCCTCCGATCACTACGGCGTCTTCGCGGAGATCAACGTCCGCGAGATCGGCAAGCGCCTCTCGTGA
- a CDS encoding enoyl-CoA hydratase, which produces MSEQVLLVEHEGPVAVVTLNRPRAKNALDAELLGALLETLPRLGADASVRSVVLTGAGGAFCAGADLKSAMGSLQAAGGFEAIMDRYHGIIRAIVDAPKPFIAMVEGPAVGFGCDLALACDLRMLGQDAYMEERFVKIGLMPDGGGSFWLPRLVGLGRAMEIMLTGDRITADRALSLGLANHVLAAAELRAETMKLAGRLAKGPPLAYAEIKRAVRKSLGSTIDEALDREKAGQVKLLQSADCMEGVMAWMEKREPSFQGK; this is translated from the coding sequence ATGTCCGAACAGGTCCTTTTGGTCGAGCACGAAGGCCCCGTCGCCGTCGTCACGTTGAACAGGCCCCGGGCGAAGAACGCGCTCGACGCCGAGCTCCTCGGCGCGCTGCTCGAGACCTTGCCGCGGCTCGGCGCGGACGCGTCGGTGCGCTCGGTGGTGCTCACGGGCGCGGGCGGCGCGTTTTGCGCGGGCGCGGATCTCAAGAGCGCCATGGGCAGCCTGCAGGCCGCGGGCGGCTTCGAGGCGATCATGGATCGGTACCACGGGATCATCCGCGCGATCGTCGACGCGCCGAAGCCCTTCATCGCGATGGTCGAGGGCCCCGCGGTGGGCTTCGGTTGTGATCTCGCGCTGGCCTGCGATCTGCGGATGCTCGGCCAGGACGCCTACATGGAGGAGCGCTTCGTGAAGATCGGGCTGATGCCCGACGGCGGCGGATCCTTCTGGCTGCCGCGCCTCGTGGGGCTCGGGCGGGCGATGGAGATCATGCTGACGGGGGATCGCATCACGGCCGATCGCGCCCTCTCGCTCGGCCTCGCCAACCACGTGCTCGCTGCGGCCGAGCTCCGCGCCGAGACGATGAAGCTCGCCGGGCGCCTCGCGAAGGGCCCGCCGCTCGCGTACGCCGAGATCAAGCGCGCCGTCCGCAAGAGCCTCGGCAGCACCATCGACGAGGCGCTCGATCGCGAGAAGGCCGGGCAGGTGAAGCTCCTGCAGTCGGCCGACTGCATGGAGGGCGTGATGGCCTGGATGGAGAAGCGCGAGCCTTCGTTTCAGGGCAAATGA
- a CDS encoding FMN-dependent NADH-azoreductase: protein MGIVLDLFALPRAERSRTRKLRNAFFSAYLEKNPDASRIEVDLVRDAEKLPAWDEWDVQTKFEMLYGEGNLDEEMAARWNALSRWTDQLHQANLVVISTPMWNLSIPWQMKRWIDAVVQARLTFELSKGEFKGLLGGRPVVLLVSRDGAYPPGSPTAAWDFQVPYLKTILGLMGLGPFHEVIAEPMGLAGPQVAKEALDAAVIKAAELAKTL, encoded by the coding sequence ATGGGGATCGTGCTGGACTTGTTCGCGCTTCCGCGGGCCGAGCGCTCGCGGACGCGCAAGCTTCGTAACGCGTTTTTCAGCGCATATCTCGAGAAGAACCCCGACGCGTCCCGCATCGAGGTCGATCTCGTGCGAGACGCGGAGAAGCTGCCGGCCTGGGACGAGTGGGACGTCCAGACCAAGTTCGAGATGCTCTACGGCGAGGGCAACCTCGACGAGGAGATGGCCGCGCGCTGGAACGCGCTCAGCCGGTGGACCGATCAGCTCCACCAGGCGAACCTCGTCGTGATCTCCACGCCCATGTGGAACCTGTCGATCCCCTGGCAAATGAAGCGGTGGATCGACGCCGTCGTGCAGGCGCGCCTCACGTTCGAGCTCAGCAAGGGCGAGTTCAAGGGCCTGCTCGGCGGGCGCCCGGTCGTCCTGCTCGTCTCGCGTGATGGCGCGTATCCGCCGGGGTCTCCCACGGCGGCCTGGGATTTCCAGGTGCCCTACCTGAAGACGATCCTCGGGCTCATGGGCCTCGGGCCGTTCCACGAGGTCATCGCCGAGCCGATGGGCCTCGCGGGCCCGCAGGTCGCGAAAGAGGCGCTCGACGCGGCCGTGATCAAGGCGGCCGAGCTCGCCAAGACGCTCTGA
- a CDS encoding DegT/DnrJ/EryC1/StrS family aminotransferase, which produces MWKIPLCDLHFGPEETEAAARVVASGWLTMGERTQAFERALGEAFGTTGVLAMTNCTAALHLAYLAVGVGPGDEVICPSLTFVATANAALTTGADVVLADVTGPDDLTIDPADVERKITPRTKAITVVHYAGYPCDMDAILAIAERHGIAVIEDAAHAPLATWKGRALGTIGDVGCYSFFSNKNLSTGEGGAIAARTDELRQRLKLMRSHGMTTLTLDRHKGHAFSYDVVLAGQNYRIDEIRSAIGLVQLGRLAEGNRMRRVVVSRYRERLAAIGRVGIPFRDFEARGVGESAYHIMPVLLPEGAPREAVMAAMKARGIQTSVHYPPIHAFSFHGATNRVRRSDLDRTDALAPRELTLPLYPRMTEAQVDEVCAALEASLGEVFPGVNEARP; this is translated from the coding sequence ATGTGGAAGATCCCCCTCTGCGACCTTCATTTCGGCCCTGAAGAGACCGAAGCCGCGGCGCGCGTCGTCGCCTCCGGCTGGCTCACGATGGGCGAACGCACGCAGGCCTTCGAGCGCGCGCTCGGCGAGGCGTTCGGCACGACGGGCGTGCTCGCCATGACGAACTGCACGGCGGCGCTGCACCTCGCGTACCTCGCCGTGGGCGTGGGCCCCGGCGACGAGGTGATCTGCCCGAGCCTGACCTTCGTGGCGACCGCGAACGCCGCGCTCACGACGGGCGCGGACGTGGTGCTCGCCGACGTCACGGGGCCGGACGATCTCACGATCGATCCGGCGGACGTCGAGCGGAAGATCACGCCACGCACGAAGGCGATCACGGTCGTGCATTACGCCGGCTACCCGTGCGACATGGACGCGATCCTCGCGATCGCCGAGCGGCACGGGATCGCGGTGATCGAGGACGCGGCGCACGCGCCGCTCGCCACGTGGAAGGGCCGCGCGCTCGGCACGATCGGCGACGTCGGCTGCTACAGCTTCTTCTCGAACAAGAACCTCTCGACGGGCGAAGGCGGCGCGATCGCCGCGCGCACGGACGAGCTCCGGCAGCGCCTCAAGCTCATGCGATCACACGGCATGACCACGCTGACGCTCGATCGCCACAAGGGGCACGCGTTCTCCTACGACGTGGTCCTCGCGGGGCAGAACTACCGCATCGACGAGATCCGCAGCGCGATCGGCCTCGTGCAGCTCGGGCGCCTCGCGGAGGGCAACCGCATGCGACGCGTGGTGGTCTCGCGGTATCGCGAGCGGCTCGCCGCGATCGGCCGCGTGGGGATCCCGTTCCGCGACTTCGAGGCTCGTGGGGTGGGGGAGAGCGCGTACCACATCATGCCCGTGCTCCTGCCCGAGGGCGCGCCGCGCGAGGCCGTGATGGCCGCGATGAAGGCGCGCGGGATCCAGACGAGCGTGCATTACCCGCCGATCCACGCCTTCTCGTTCCACGGAGCCACCAACCGCGTGCGCCGGAGCGACCTCGACCGCACGGACGCGCTCGCCCCGCGCGAGCTCACGCTCCCGCTCTACCCGCGCATGACGGAGGCGCAGGTCGACGAGGTGTGCGCGGCGCTCGAGGCGTCGCTCGGGGAAGTTTTTCCGGGGGTGAACGAGGCACGTCCGTAG
- a CDS encoding GDP-mannose 4,6-dehydratase: MDASSVYAGKRVVVTGAGGFIGSHLVEALVREGANVRALVRYTSSSQRGHLDRVPQGVLGHVEIVLGNVEDAACVRKLVRGADVVFHLAALIGIPYSYVAPHQYVATNISGTLNVLEAAREYGARVVHTSTSETYGSARYAPIDEAHPLTGQSPYSATKIAADKLAESYFLSFGTPVATIRPFNTYGPRQSSRAFIPSVMKQLAAGREVVRVGSTRPKRDLNFVDDTVAGFLAVGASDRALGQVINVGSGRTISMGELAELIFTISGKPARLETDDARVRPDASEVELLLADGRKAKELVGYEPRVTLEEGLARTWAYVLERIADYRPDEYAI, encoded by the coding sequence ATGGATGCGAGCTCGGTTTACGCAGGCAAGCGCGTCGTCGTGACCGGCGCGGGTGGCTTCATCGGCAGCCACCTCGTGGAGGCGCTCGTGCGCGAGGGGGCGAACGTCCGCGCGCTCGTCCGCTACACGTCGAGCTCGCAGCGCGGCCACCTCGATCGCGTCCCGCAGGGCGTGCTCGGGCACGTGGAGATCGTCCTCGGCAACGTCGAGGACGCCGCGTGCGTGCGCAAGCTCGTGCGGGGCGCGGACGTGGTCTTCCACCTCGCCGCGCTGATCGGGATCCCCTACTCGTACGTCGCCCCGCACCAGTACGTCGCGACGAACATCTCGGGGACCTTGAACGTGCTCGAGGCGGCGCGCGAATACGGCGCTCGCGTGGTGCACACGTCCACGAGCGAGACGTACGGATCGGCGCGGTACGCGCCGATCGACGAGGCGCACCCGCTCACGGGGCAGTCGCCCTACTCGGCGACGAAGATCGCCGCGGACAAACTCGCCGAGAGTTATTTCCTCTCGTTCGGCACGCCCGTCGCGACGATCCGCCCCTTCAACACGTACGGCCCGCGCCAGTCGTCGCGCGCGTTCATCCCGAGCGTGATGAAGCAGCTCGCGGCCGGTCGCGAGGTCGTGCGGGTGGGCAGCACGCGGCCGAAGCGCGACCTCAACTTCGTGGACGACACCGTGGCTGGTTTCCTCGCCGTCGGCGCGAGTGATCGGGCCCTCGGCCAGGTGATCAACGTGGGCAGCGGCCGGACGATCTCCATGGGGGAGCTCGCCGAGCTGATCTTCACGATCTCGGGCAAACCTGCGCGCCTCGAGACGGACGACGCGCGCGTGCGGCCCGACGCGAGCGAGGTCGAGCTCCTGCTCGCCGATGGCCGCAAGGCCAAGGAGCTCGTCGGATACGAGCCGCGCGTGACCCTCGAAGAAGGGCTCGCGAGGACGTGGGCGTACGTCCTCGAGCGCATCGCCGACTACCGCCCCGACGAGTACGCGATTTGA
- a CDS encoding acetyl-CoA carboxylase biotin carboxylase subunit, with amino-acid sequence MFDKILIANRGEIACRIARTCKRLGIPVVAVYSDADANAPHVRMADEAVRIGPPPVKDSYLVMDAIIAAARQTGARAIHPGYGLLSEKEAFCRAVNDAGIVFIGPRPEALDAFGDKIKAREVAKRASVSPPPGTDGPITADDVELATREAERIGLPILVKAAGGGGGIGMQIVEDLAKLPRALQACSDRGKSAFGDARVYLERYLRAPKHIEVQVLADTHGNVVALGERECSVQRRHQKIVEESPSPAPFFQGEAGEAKRRDLFEQAKRIVQSVGYVGAGTVEFVASGDGDIFFLEVNARLQVEHCVTEMVWGIDLVEQQIRVAAGERLAPEVLAAEPRGHSIEARVYAEDPAKKFAPQPGRIEKLVWAPSGGDLRIETGVEQGSEVTPFYDPMIAKVVASGRSRAEAIARLDEALALTQLELVGPAGPAATNLPFLRRVLAAEAFESGRYDTLFAEALAKEKR; translated from the coding sequence GTGTTCGACAAGATCCTCATCGCCAACCGCGGCGAGATCGCCTGCCGCATCGCCCGCACCTGCAAACGCCTCGGGATCCCCGTCGTCGCCGTCTACTCGGACGCCGACGCGAACGCCCCGCACGTCCGCATGGCCGACGAGGCCGTGCGGATCGGGCCGCCGCCCGTCAAGGACAGCTACCTCGTGATGGACGCGATCATCGCGGCGGCCAGGCAGACCGGCGCGCGCGCGATCCACCCGGGATACGGCCTGCTCAGCGAGAAGGAGGCGTTTTGCCGCGCGGTGAACGACGCCGGTATCGTCTTCATCGGCCCGCGCCCCGAGGCGCTCGACGCCTTCGGCGACAAGATCAAGGCGCGCGAGGTGGCCAAGCGCGCCTCTGTCTCGCCACCCCCCGGCACCGACGGGCCCATCACGGCCGACGACGTCGAGCTCGCCACGCGCGAGGCCGAGCGGATCGGCCTGCCGATCCTGGTGAAGGCCGCGGGCGGCGGCGGCGGCATCGGCATGCAGATCGTCGAGGATCTGGCGAAGCTGCCGCGCGCGCTCCAGGCATGCTCGGATCGTGGCAAGAGCGCGTTCGGCGACGCGCGCGTCTACCTCGAGCGGTACCTGCGCGCGCCCAAGCACATCGAGGTGCAGGTCCTGGCCGACACGCACGGCAACGTGGTCGCGCTCGGCGAGCGCGAGTGCAGCGTGCAGCGCCGCCACCAGAAGATCGTCGAGGAGAGCCCATCGCCGGCCCCGTTTTTCCAGGGCGAAGCGGGCGAGGCCAAGCGGAGGGACCTCTTCGAGCAAGCCAAGCGCATCGTGCAGAGCGTGGGCTACGTCGGCGCCGGCACGGTCGAGTTCGTCGCCTCGGGCGACGGCGACATCTTCTTCCTCGAGGTCAACGCGCGGCTCCAGGTCGAGCACTGCGTGACCGAGATGGTGTGGGGGATCGACCTCGTGGAGCAGCAGATCCGCGTCGCCGCGGGCGAGCGACTCGCGCCCGAGGTGCTCGCGGCCGAGCCGCGTGGTCATTCGATCGAGGCCCGCGTCTACGCCGAGGATCCCGCGAAGAAGTTCGCCCCGCAGCCCGGCCGCATCGAGAAGCTCGTCTGGGCCCCGTCGGGCGGGGATCTGCGGATCGAGACCGGGGTCGAGCAGGGCTCGGAGGTCACGCCCTTCTACGATCCGATGATCGCGAAGGTCGTCGCGTCCGGGCGCAGCCGCGCCGAGGCGATCGCGAGGCTCGACGAGGCGCTCGCCCTGACCCAGCTCGAGCTCGTGGGGCCCGCCGGTCCGGCCGCGACCAACCTGCCCTTCCTGCGCCGGGTCCTCGCCGCCGAGGCCTTCGAGAGTGGACGGTACGACACGCTCTTCGCGGAGGCGCTCGCGAAAGAGAAGCGGTGA
- the rlmN gene encoding 23S rRNA (adenine(2503)-C(2))-methyltransferase RlmN, with amino-acid sequence MKPALPLHPIARLPEEWRDALVQRGERAFAAKQIFNWIHRHGVVDPAAMTNVSARLRASLAEEGLGSLAEIVHVHRSADGTRKLVVRLKDGATIETVLLPAVSGPGARPEPEMDADAAAADDDEDEDDAAAEEAFRGKIRVTQCISTQVGCAMGCVFCASGVAGWKRHLGPEEIVAQVLLGRALLDEGEALRNVVFMGMGEPLHNYDGTARALRLLTHPDGIALSTRRVTVSTSGLVPEIERLGRDFNGQIALAISLHAADDESRSALMPINKKYPIAELLAALRAYPMQRRRRITIEYTLVSGKNDDVDEARKLARLLRGMPVKINLIPMNPIEASTLGPPDMTRVFAFQQALVGSGYSCFIRRRRGDDVSAACGQLVLLGAKPKVKGFRTSAS; translated from the coding sequence GTGAAGCCCGCTCTACCTCTTCATCCGATCGCGCGTCTCCCCGAGGAATGGCGCGACGCGCTCGTCCAGCGCGGCGAGCGGGCCTTCGCGGCCAAGCAAATCTTCAACTGGATCCACCGGCACGGCGTCGTCGATCCCGCGGCGATGACCAACGTCTCGGCGCGCCTGCGCGCCTCGCTCGCCGAGGAGGGGCTCGGCTCGCTCGCCGAGATCGTGCACGTGCATCGCTCCGCCGACGGCACCCGCAAGCTCGTCGTGCGCTTGAAGGACGGCGCCACGATCGAGACCGTCCTTCTCCCTGCGGTCAGCGGCCCCGGCGCGCGACCGGAGCCCGAGATGGACGCCGACGCGGCCGCCGCGGACGACGACGAGGACGAGGACGACGCGGCCGCGGAGGAGGCCTTCCGCGGCAAGATCCGCGTCACGCAGTGCATCTCCACGCAGGTCGGCTGCGCGATGGGCTGTGTGTTCTGCGCGAGCGGCGTGGCCGGGTGGAAGCGGCACCTCGGGCCCGAGGAGATCGTCGCGCAGGTCCTGCTCGGCCGCGCGCTGCTCGACGAGGGTGAGGCGCTGCGCAACGTCGTGTTCATGGGCATGGGCGAGCCGCTGCACAACTACGACGGCACGGCCCGCGCGCTCCGCCTGCTCACGCACCCCGACGGCATCGCCCTCTCCACGCGCCGCGTGACCGTCTCGACGTCCGGCCTCGTCCCGGAGATCGAGCGGCTCGGTCGCGATTTCAACGGGCAGATCGCGCTGGCGATCTCGCTGCACGCCGCCGACGACGAGAGCCGCTCGGCGCTGATGCCCATCAACAAGAAGTACCCGATCGCGGAGCTGCTCGCGGCGCTCCGGGCCTACCCGATGCAGCGGCGCCGGCGCATCACCATCGAGTACACGCTCGTCTCCGGCAAGAACGACGACGTCGACGAGGCCAGGAAGCTCGCCCGTCTGCTCCGGGGCATGCCCGTGAAGATCAACCTGATCCCGATGAACCCCATCGAGGCCTCGACGCTCGGTCCACCCGACATGACGCGTGTCTTCGCGTTCCAGCAGGCGCTCGTGGGCTCGGGCTACTCGTGCTTCATCCGGCGAAGGCGCGGCGACGACGTCTCGGCCGCGTGTGGTCAGCTCGTGCTGCTGGGGGCGAAACCGAAGGTCAAAGGATTCAGGACATCCGCGTCGTGA